In a genomic window of Melanotaenia boesemani isolate fMelBoe1 chromosome 1, fMelBoe1.pri, whole genome shotgun sequence:
- the rhpn2 gene encoding rhophilin-2 isoform X1, producing the protein MTDTLLPNGIKDSRGDSSYFRKGCNPFAQTGRSKLQNKRASLNQQIIKQMRMRAGAENLLKATSNNKVKEMVLLELSYVNSNLQLLMGQLEGLNSSVEVYQSTQETANIPLIALGLKETKEVDFSTPFKDFILEHYSEDGSSFEDEIADLMDLRQACRTPSRNENGVELLAKYYSHLPLIESRFFSPTRHTGIFFTWYDSFTGVPLCQQNLSLEKASILFNMAALYSQIGTRSDRQTIVGLEEAISSFQKAAGILNHLKETFTHTPSYDMSPAMISMLIRLMLSQAQECLFEKTALPGIRNQFESLLKMAQEAAKVSEIYDQVHQSMIQTPIKDNVPLFWSTMSQVKTNHYRSMAHYFVASALLDHELGPNDDEDQQEKTLSQVYDQVPEGRSPLDILKKKDERERIGKAHIRRAIVGHEEALRIYGLCHHLNKLEILQDILKASHQRSLHKYSEVENEEEFTDYMEAPDIISKTEHKAEMEVPATTKVKVIDFFQRLGPLSVFSAKQRWTAPRAVRLCPQDRDLGFTLKGESPVQVVSLDPLCPAAADGLKEGDYIVAVGDSDCKWMGVSEVMRLLKDVNKEGIDIQVVSIMDSNPPMPTKSATFCGNLPKTYSMICLAHNDEDKNLKSRKVTKKSSFLSWGLKNKMKSASTLSLPTADHSGTLPWNKPCPTFPSSSSYNDSALY; encoded by the exons ggctgcAACCCGTTCGCACAGACTGGACGAAGTAAACTGCAGAACAAGCGAGCCAGTCTGAACCAGCAGATCATCAAACAGATGAGGATGAGGGCTGGAGCTGAGAATCTGCTGAA GGCTACATCCAACAATAAGGTTAAAGAGATGGTACTTTTGGAGTTGAGCTACGTTAACTCCAACCTGCAGCTGCTGATGGGACAGCTGGAAGGACTCAACAGCTCAGTGGAGGTCTACCAGAGCACACA AGAAACGGCCAACATTCCCCTCATTGCTCTGGGTCTAAAGGAGACAAAAGAAGTGGACTTCTCTACTCCTTTTAAG GACTTTATTTTGGAGCACTACAGTGAAGACGGGAGCAGTTTTGAAGATGAAATTGCTGACTTGATGGACCTGCGACAG GCATGCAGAACGCCGAGTCGAAACGAGAATGGGGTGGAGCTCCTTGCAAAATATTACAGCCATCTTCCTCTGATAGAGAGCCGATTCTTCTCCCCGACCCGCCACACTGGCATCTTCTTCACTTG GTATGATTCCTTCACAGGAGTGCCATTATGCCAGCAGAACCTGTCTCTAGAGAAGGCAAGCATCCTCTTCAACATGGCTGCCCTCTACTCCCAGATCGGTACCCGCAGTGACAGACAGACGATAGTCGGCCTGGAAGAGGCCATCTCCTCCTTTCAGAAAGCTGCTG GTATCCTGAACCACCTTAAAGAGACTTTCACGCACACTCCCAGCTACGACATGAGTCCGGCTATGATCAGCATGCTGATTCGACTGATGCTCTCTCAAGCTCAAGAGTGCCTGTTTGAGAAGACTGCATTGCCAGGGATCCGAAACCAGTTCGAGTCTTTATTGAAAATGGCCCAAGAGGCTGCAAAg GTCTCAGAAATCTATGACCAAGTCCACCAGTCTATGATCCAGACCCCTATCAAAGACAATGTCCCGCTGTTTTGGTCCACCATGTCACAAGTCAAAACCAACCACTACCGCTCCATGGCACATTACTTTGTAGCCTCAGCACTGCTGGACCATGAGT TGGGTCCAAATGATGACGAGGACCAGCAGGAGAAAACATTATCACAGGTGTATGATCAGGTTCCTGAGGGACGCTCTCCTCTGGACATCCTGAAGAAGAAAGATGAACGTGAACGCATTG GTAAGGCTCACATCCGTCGGGCCATCGTCGGTCACGAGGAAGCTCTGAGGATTTATGGTCTGTGCCACCACTTGAACAAGCTGGAAATCCTGCAGGACATCTTGAAAGCCAGCCATCAGCGCTCACTCCACAAGTACAGTGAGGTTGAAAATGAGGAAGAGTTCACAGACTACATGGAGGCTCCAGACATCATCT CTAAAACAGAGCACAAAGCAGAGATGGAGGTTCCCGCCACTACAAAGGTGAAAGTCATCGACTTTTTCCAGAGGCTG GGCCCTCTGTCAGTCTTCTCAGCCAAGCAGAGGTGGACTGCTCCACGGGCAGTGCGACTTTGCCCACAGGACAGAGACCTGGGTTTTACCTTGAAAGGAGAATCCCCGGTCCAGGTGGTTTCATTGGACCCCCTGTGTCCAGCTGCT GCTGATGGTCTAAAAGAAGGTGATTACATTGTTGCTGTGGGCGACAGCGACTGCAAATGGATGGGTGTTAGCGAGGTGATGCGGTTGCTGAAGGATGTGAATAAAGAGGGGATTGATATCCAGGTGGTCAGCATCATGGATAGCAACCCACCCATG CCAACCAAGAGTGCCACCTTCTGTGGAAACTTGCCTAAGACCTACTCCATGATTTGTCTGGCCCATAATGATGAAGACAAAAATCTCAAATCTCGCAAAGTAACCAAGAAGTCATCATTCCTAAGCTGGGGTCTGAAGAACAAGATGAAGAGTGCCAGCACCCTCAGCCTTCCTACAGCAGACCATTCTGGCACTCTGCCCTGGAATAAACCCTGTCCCACCTTCCCCAGCTCCAGTTCCTACAATGACAGTGCCCTCTACTGA
- the rhpn2 gene encoding rhophilin-2 isoform X2: MTDTLLPNGIKDSRGDSSYFRKGCNPFAQTGRSKLQNKRASLNQQIIKQMRMRAGAENLLKATSNNKVKEMVLLELSYVNSNLQLLMGQLEGLNSSVEVYQSTQETANIPLIALGLKETKEVDFSTPFKDFILEHYSEDGSSFEDEIADLMDLRQACRTPSRNENGVELLAKYYSHLPLIESRFFSPTRHTGIFFTWYDSFTGVPLCQQNLSLEKASILFNMAALYSQIGTRSDRQTIVGLEEAISSFQKAAGILNHLKETFTHTPSYDMSPAMISMLIRLMLSQAQECLFEKTALPGIRNQFESLLKMAQEAAKVSEIYDQVHQSMIQTPIKDNVPLFWSTMSQVKTNHYRSMAHYFVASALLDHELGPNDDEDQQEKTLSQVYDQVPEGRSPLDILKKKDERERIGKAHIRRAIVGHEEALRIYGLCHHLNKLEILQDILKASHQRSLHKYSEVENEEEFTDYMEAPDIISKTEHKAEMEVPATTKGPLSVFSAKQRWTAPRAVRLCPQDRDLGFTLKGESPVQVVSLDPLCPAAADGLKEGDYIVAVGDSDCKWMGVSEVMRLLKDVNKEGIDIQVVSIMDSNPPMPTKSATFCGNLPKTYSMICLAHNDEDKNLKSRKVTKKSSFLSWGLKNKMKSASTLSLPTADHSGTLPWNKPCPTFPSSSSYNDSALY, from the exons ggctgcAACCCGTTCGCACAGACTGGACGAAGTAAACTGCAGAACAAGCGAGCCAGTCTGAACCAGCAGATCATCAAACAGATGAGGATGAGGGCTGGAGCTGAGAATCTGCTGAA GGCTACATCCAACAATAAGGTTAAAGAGATGGTACTTTTGGAGTTGAGCTACGTTAACTCCAACCTGCAGCTGCTGATGGGACAGCTGGAAGGACTCAACAGCTCAGTGGAGGTCTACCAGAGCACACA AGAAACGGCCAACATTCCCCTCATTGCTCTGGGTCTAAAGGAGACAAAAGAAGTGGACTTCTCTACTCCTTTTAAG GACTTTATTTTGGAGCACTACAGTGAAGACGGGAGCAGTTTTGAAGATGAAATTGCTGACTTGATGGACCTGCGACAG GCATGCAGAACGCCGAGTCGAAACGAGAATGGGGTGGAGCTCCTTGCAAAATATTACAGCCATCTTCCTCTGATAGAGAGCCGATTCTTCTCCCCGACCCGCCACACTGGCATCTTCTTCACTTG GTATGATTCCTTCACAGGAGTGCCATTATGCCAGCAGAACCTGTCTCTAGAGAAGGCAAGCATCCTCTTCAACATGGCTGCCCTCTACTCCCAGATCGGTACCCGCAGTGACAGACAGACGATAGTCGGCCTGGAAGAGGCCATCTCCTCCTTTCAGAAAGCTGCTG GTATCCTGAACCACCTTAAAGAGACTTTCACGCACACTCCCAGCTACGACATGAGTCCGGCTATGATCAGCATGCTGATTCGACTGATGCTCTCTCAAGCTCAAGAGTGCCTGTTTGAGAAGACTGCATTGCCAGGGATCCGAAACCAGTTCGAGTCTTTATTGAAAATGGCCCAAGAGGCTGCAAAg GTCTCAGAAATCTATGACCAAGTCCACCAGTCTATGATCCAGACCCCTATCAAAGACAATGTCCCGCTGTTTTGGTCCACCATGTCACAAGTCAAAACCAACCACTACCGCTCCATGGCACATTACTTTGTAGCCTCAGCACTGCTGGACCATGAGT TGGGTCCAAATGATGACGAGGACCAGCAGGAGAAAACATTATCACAGGTGTATGATCAGGTTCCTGAGGGACGCTCTCCTCTGGACATCCTGAAGAAGAAAGATGAACGTGAACGCATTG GTAAGGCTCACATCCGTCGGGCCATCGTCGGTCACGAGGAAGCTCTGAGGATTTATGGTCTGTGCCACCACTTGAACAAGCTGGAAATCCTGCAGGACATCTTGAAAGCCAGCCATCAGCGCTCACTCCACAAGTACAGTGAGGTTGAAAATGAGGAAGAGTTCACAGACTACATGGAGGCTCCAGACATCATCT CTAAAACAGAGCACAAAGCAGAGATGGAGGTTCCCGCCACTACAAAG GGCCCTCTGTCAGTCTTCTCAGCCAAGCAGAGGTGGACTGCTCCACGGGCAGTGCGACTTTGCCCACAGGACAGAGACCTGGGTTTTACCTTGAAAGGAGAATCCCCGGTCCAGGTGGTTTCATTGGACCCCCTGTGTCCAGCTGCT GCTGATGGTCTAAAAGAAGGTGATTACATTGTTGCTGTGGGCGACAGCGACTGCAAATGGATGGGTGTTAGCGAGGTGATGCGGTTGCTGAAGGATGTGAATAAAGAGGGGATTGATATCCAGGTGGTCAGCATCATGGATAGCAACCCACCCATG CCAACCAAGAGTGCCACCTTCTGTGGAAACTTGCCTAAGACCTACTCCATGATTTGTCTGGCCCATAATGATGAAGACAAAAATCTCAAATCTCGCAAAGTAACCAAGAAGTCATCATTCCTAAGCTGGGGTCTGAAGAACAAGATGAAGAGTGCCAGCACCCTCAGCCTTCCTACAGCAGACCATTCTGGCACTCTGCCCTGGAATAAACCCTGTCCCACCTTCCCCAGCTCCAGTTCCTACAATGACAGTGCCCTCTACTGA